A window of the Miscanthus floridulus cultivar M001 chromosome 14, ASM1932011v1, whole genome shotgun sequence genome harbors these coding sequences:
- the LOC136504248 gene encoding uncharacterized protein, with amino-acid sequence MKGATIPSVAIMPSPLFLWRFKAVLFLLWGLCCCKISWDSVMRMSVDLRDLFLYEAFLYYNPLLLAALMIWLWGVNLWVFAQSSVNYAKVFDLAQTHLSYREIWRCATWLTLIVPTSMTAYLYLYSHGEVSLAASQPVLLYAILLMILLSPFDMFYLSSRFYFLRTVWRIILPLQAITFPDFFLADIFTSMSKVFSDLERSVCRMVNRQVATIAWFEADSVCGSHSVAIPLVLVFPYLWRFFQCLRQYKDTKEKTCLFNALKYSTAIPVIFLSALKYHVYPDQWVGFYRPLWLISSVINSLYSFYWDIKRDWDLSILTRIFMFKNPSIWTNLLYGQNWVFYWVLGSNLVLRCTWTYKLSAHLRHNYLTVFTIAALEILRRWQWVFFRVENEWNKMTAKQNLEMSSDMPSEGDRLLDSSNHTV; translated from the exons atGAAGGGCGCGACCATCCCCTCGGTCGCGATCATGCCCTCGCCGCTCTTCCTCTGGCGGTTTAAG GCTGTGTTGTTTCTTCTATGGGGCTTATGTTGTTGCAAG ATAAGTTGGGACTCAGTTATGAGAATGAGTGTTGATCTCAGAGACTTATTTCTTTACGAGGCCTTCTTGTACTATAATCCTCTTCTTCTTGCG GCCTTGATGATTTGGTTGTGGGGAGTAAATCTATGGGTCTTTGCACAATCATCCGTGAATTATGCAAAAGTGTTTGATCTTGCACAAACACATTTATCTTACCGAGAGATATGGAGG TGTGCTACTTGGCTGACTTTAATTGTCCCTACTAGCATGACAGCCTACCTATATCTGTACTCACATGGAGAAGTGTCTCTTGCAGCATCTCAACCA GTTCTCTTGTATGCTATTCTTCTGATGATCCTCCTTTCTCCTTTTGATATGTTTTACTTATCATCGCGCTTTTACTTTCTGAGGACAGTCTGGCGTATAATACTGCCTTTACAA GCAATTACATTTCCTGACTTCTTTTTGGCTGATATTTTTACATCCATGTCAAAG GTGTTCTCAGATCTGGAGCGTTCAGTTTGTCGTATGGTGAATCGCCAG GTTGCAACAATCGCTTGGTTTGAAGCAGATTCTGTTTGTGGCAGTCATTCTGTAGCTATTCCTCTTGTTCTCGTGTTCCCCTACTTGTGGCGTTTCTTCCAATGTCTCCGGCAGTACAAGGATACAAAGGAGAAGACATGTCTCTTCAATG CTCTCAAGTACTCGACAGCAATTCCTGTGATTTTCCTTTCTGCTCTCAAGTATCATGTATATCCTGATCAGTGGGTTGGCTTCTACCGGCCCCTCTGGCTTATCTCTAGTGTTATAAATTCACTGTATTCCTTCTACTGGGATATAAAGCGAGATTGGGATTTGAG CATCCTAACCAGGATTTTCATGTTCAAAAACCCAAGCATATGGACTAATCTTCTTTACGGGCAGAACTGG GTATTCTACTGGGTATTGGGCAGCAATTTGGTTCTGCGATGCACATGGACATACAAGCTCTCGGCGCATCTTCGGCACAACTACCTGACAGTGTTCACCATAGCAGCTCTGGAAATACTGAGACGGTGGCAGTGGGTGTTCTTCCGCGTCGAGAACGAGTGGAACAAGATGACAGCCAAACAAAACTTGGAGATGTCGTCTGACATGCCTTCCGAAGGAGACCGGCTACTGGATTCTAGTAACCATACAGTATGA
- the LOC136502567 gene encoding uncharacterized protein: protein MSSSMVSKNAPPQPAGYGVDGGEGSVEGEAAPVTSCLYLRPGAGALDRDSVLRRIRHRRRHNRLRDTLRSMVQAPAPSPQPAEPDGMDGAERHLPWPLDDAFSAP, encoded by the coding sequence ATGTCGTCGTCCATGGTGTCCAAGAACGCGCCGCCGCAACCGGCTGGGTACGGCGTCGACGGCGGCGAAGGCAGCGTCGAGGGTGAGGCGGCGCCGGTGACAAGCTGCCTGTACCTGCGCCCCGGGGCGGGGGCGCTGGACAGGGACTCCGTGCTGCGCCGCATCCGCCACCGGAGGCGCCACAACCGCCTCCGCGACACGCTGCGCTCCATGGTGcaggcgccggcgccgtcgcCGCAGCCGGCGGAGCCGGACGGCATGGACGGCGCCGAACGGCACCTCCCgtggccgctcgacgacgccttCTCGGCGCCGTAG